One Brassica napus cultivar Da-Ae chromosome A1, Da-Ae, whole genome shotgun sequence genomic region harbors:
- the LOC106345732 gene encoding probable E3 ubiquitin-protein ligase ATL45, with amino-acid sequence MYISTDVYVLVSITNWIRFFFLSEQQQQHKLFSFLSSFIFTKNNMTRSSRFLGSAAAPPPPEEILAAETDMIVILSALLCALICVAGLAAVARCACLRRLVGVNSSAVGESPPPNKGLKKKALQSLPKSTFTAADSPSSSAGDGDSSTECAICLTEFTDGEEIRILPLCNHAFHLACIDKWLTSRSSCPSCRRILAPVKCDRCGHHASTAENQIKDQPPPHQHPSQFTSAIVPAFLP; translated from the coding sequence ATGTATATAAGTACAGATGTCTATGTGCTTGTTTCTATTACCAATTGGATCagattcttcttcctctctgaacaacaacaacaacacaaactTTTCTCCTTCCTTTCTTCTTTTATCTTTACCAAAAACAACATGACTCGCTCCTCTAGATTCCTCGGATCCGCGGCGGCGCCACCACCGCCGGAAGAAATCCTCGCCGCGGAAACCGACATGATTGTGATCCTCTCAGCTCTTCTCTGCGCTCTCATATGCGTAGCCGGCTTAGCCGCCGTAGCTCGCTGCGCCTGTCTCCGTCGTCTTGTCGGCGTTAATTCCTCCGCCGTAGGAGAATCTCCGCCGCCGAACAAAGGCCTCAAGAAAAAAGCTCTCCAGTCCCTCCCTAAATCCACCTTCACCGCAGCAGACTCTCCGAGCTCCTCCGCCGGAGATGGAGACTCGTCCACCGAGTGCGCCATCTGCTTGACGGAGTTTACGGACGGAGAAGAGATCAGGATACTACCGCTATGTAACCACGCCTTCCACTTGGCGTGCATAGACAAATGGTTGACGTCTCGGTCGTCGTGTCCTTCTTGCCGTCGGATTTTGGCTCCGGTGAAGTGTGATCGGTGTGGACACCACGCTTCCACGGCGGAGAATCAGATCAAAGatcagcctcctcctcatcaacaTCCTTCGCAGTTCACTTCCGCCATTGTTCCTGCTTTTCTtccttaa
- the LOC106345575 gene encoding probable serine/threonine-protein kinase sky1: MSCSSSSGSEGEEEGFDSYRKGGYHAVRIGDPFSGGRYIAQRKLGWGQFSTVWLAFDTLSSNYVALKIQKSAQQFAQAALHEIEFLSAAADGDLQNTKCVVRLIDHFKHAGPNGQHLCMVLEFLGDSLLRLIRYNRYKGLKLDRVREICRCILTGLDYLHRELGMIHSDLKPENILLVSTIDPGKDPVRSGLTPLLEKPEGNANGGGGSSTMNLIEKKLKRRAKRAVAKISERRVSMVGGALGEEASSKSERSLDGIDMRCKVVDFGNACWADKQFAEEIQTRQYRAPEVILKSGYSFSVDMWSFGCTAFELVTGDMLFAPKEGNGYGEDEDHLALMMELLGKMPRKIAIGGARSKDYFDRHGDLKRIRRLKYWPLDRLLVDKYKLPEGEAKEFAEFLSPVLEFAPEKRPTAQQCLEHPWMNVVSTQNDADNVESQVRNLKIKG; this comes from the exons atGTCGTGTTCATCCTCGTCTGGatcagaaggagaagaagaaggcttCGATTCTTACCGCAAAGGTGGTTATCACGCCGTCAGGATCGGCGATCCTTTCTCCGGTGGTCGTTACATCGCTCAGAGAAAGCTTGGCTGGGGTCAATTCTCCACCGTCTGGCTTGCCTTCGACACTCTCTCCTCT AACTATGTTGCTTTGAAGATTCAGAAGAGTGCACAACAATTCGCACAAGCCGCACTTCACGAAATCGAGTTCCTTTCAGCCGCTGCTGATGGTGACCTCCAAAACACCAAATGCGTAGTCCGTCTCATCGACCATTTCAAGCACGCTGGTCCCAACGGGCAGCACTTATGCATGGTGCTCGAGTTTCTAGGAGACAGCCTTCTCCGTTTGATCAGATACAACCGTTACAAAGGTCTGAAGCTAGACAGAGTCAGAGAGATTTGCAGATGTATACTAACCGGTTTGGATTACTTGCACCGCGAGCTCGGTATGATACATTCCGATTTAAAACCTGAGAACATCCTTCTTGTTTCCACCATTGACCCTGGTAAAGATCCGGTTCGATCCGGTTTAACTCCGTTGTTGGAGAAGCCTGAGGGGAACGCAAACGGTGGCGGTGGTAGTTCGACGATGAATCTGATTGAGAAGAAGTTGAAGAGGAGAGCGAAGAGAGCTGTTGCTAAGATCTCAGAGAGGAGAGTTTCTATGGTGGGCGGTGCCTTAGGTGAAGAGGCATCGTCCAAGAGTGAGAGGAGTCTCGATGGGATTGATATGAGATGCAAAGTGGTTGACTTTGGTAACGCTTGTTGGGCTGATAAACAGTTTGCTGAAGAGATACAGACGAGACAGTATAGAGCTCCTGAGGTGATATTAAAGTCTGGTTACTCGTTCTCTGTTGATATGTGGTCTTTTGGTTGCACGGCGTTTGAGCTTGTCACGGGGGATATGCTGTTTGCTCCTAAAGAAGGGAATGGTTATGGAGAAGATGAGGATCATCTTGCTCTTATGATGGAGCTCTTAGGGAAAATGCCGAGAAag ATTGCTATTGGTGGAGCGAGGTCTAAAGACTATTTTGACAGACATGGGGACTTGAAGAGGATCCGGCGGTTGAAGTATTGGCCGCTGGATCGGTTGCTGGTGGATAAGTACAAGCTTCCGGAAGGAGAAGCAAAGGAGTTTGCTGAGTTTCTGAGTCCGGTTCTGGAGTTTGCGCCGGAGAAACGACCAACTGCTCAGCAGTGCTTGGAACATCCGTGGATGAATGTAGTAAGTACACAGAATGATGCAGATAATGTAGAATCCCAAGTGAGGAATTTGAAGATCAAAGGGTGA